A region of Flavobacterium album DNA encodes the following proteins:
- a CDS encoding superoxide dismutase yields MAFELPKLPYAYDALEPHIDARTMEIHHTKHHNAYTTNLNAAIAGTDLEGKTIENILINLDMSNKPVRNNGGGYYNHNLFWTILSPKGGGEPTGELEEAIDKAFGSFEEFKAKFAKAAATQFGSGWAWLCVQKGGKLDICATPNQDNPLMPEVGCGGTPILGLDVWEHAYYLNYQNRRPDYIEAFFSLINWEEVARRYATEK; encoded by the coding sequence ATGGCATTTGAATTACCAAAACTTCCTTACGCCTATGATGCCCTGGAGCCGCACATTGATGCCCGCACCATGGAAATTCACCATACCAAGCACCACAACGCTTATACAACCAACCTTAATGCAGCTATTGCCGGCACCGACCTGGAAGGCAAAACCATAGAGAATATCCTTATCAACCTTGACATGTCCAACAAGCCGGTGAGGAATAATGGCGGTGGCTATTATAACCACAACCTGTTCTGGACGATACTTTCGCCAAAAGGCGGAGGCGAGCCTACAGGCGAACTTGAAGAAGCTATAGACAAGGCTTTCGGCTCGTTTGAAGAGTTCAAAGCTAAATTCGCTAAAGCTGCGGCTACACAATTCGGTTCCGGATGGGCATGGCTTTGCGTACAGAAAGGCGGCAAGCTTGATATTTGCGCGACACCTAACCAGGACAACCCGCTAATGCCGGAAGTAGGCTGTGGCGGCACGCCGATACTTGGTCTTGACGTGTGGGAACATGCTTACTACCTCAACTACCAGAACAGGAGGCCTGATTATATCGAGGCTTTCTTCAGCCTGATAAACTGGGAAGAAGTGGCAAGACGTTATGCTACTGAGAAATAA
- a CDS encoding amidophosphoribosyltransferase, which translates to MSDALKHECGIALLRLLKPLEYYKEKYGSAFYGIQKMYLLMEKQHNRGQDGAGFASIKMDVKPGQRYISRVRSNQQQPVQDIFAQINERINEELTLHPEYNDSVELQKENIPYIGELFLGHLRYGTFGKNSIESVHPFLRQNNWMHRNLIVAGNFNMTNVTQLFNNLVELGQHPKELADTVTIMENIGHFLDDEVSDLYQDCKNEGYTKQEASAVISERLNIARILKRASKQWDGGYAMAGLLGHGDSFVFRDPAGIRPAYYYQDDEIAVVASERPAIQTVFNVPFEKVHELDPGHAIVIKKNGGISVQEIIPAVTKKACSFERIYFSRGSDAEIYKERKELGRLVLPQVLEAINNDTDNTVFSYIPNTAETSFYGMVEAAQDFLNQRKNNHILENRHTLTAETLEELLKVKIRTEKIAIKDAKLRTFITEDSSRDDLVAHVYDVTYGVIKPEDNLVIIDDSIVRGTTLKKSIIKMMDRLNPKSIVIVSSAPQIRYPDCYGIDMAKLEGLVAFRAAQELLIERGMQQVIDEVYQKSKAQENLPDSEVVNYVKDFYAPFSDQEISDKIAKMLSSEDTKADVKIIFQTVDNLHMACPKNLGDWYFTGDYPTPGGNRVVNRAFINFYEGNDARAY; encoded by the coding sequence ATGAGTGACGCTTTGAAACACGAATGCGGCATCGCACTATTAAGGCTGCTGAAGCCTTTGGAATATTACAAAGAAAAATACGGCTCGGCTTTTTACGGTATTCAGAAAATGTACCTGCTTATGGAAAAGCAGCACAACCGTGGCCAGGACGGCGCAGGTTTTGCCAGCATCAAAATGGATGTTAAGCCCGGCCAGCGCTATATCAGCCGTGTGCGCTCCAATCAGCAGCAACCCGTGCAGGATATATTTGCCCAAATAAACGAACGGATCAATGAAGAGCTTACCCTCCACCCGGAATATAATGACAGTGTGGAACTACAGAAAGAGAACATACCCTATATAGGCGAGTTATTCCTGGGCCACCTGCGCTACGGCACCTTCGGGAAGAACAGCATCGAGAGCGTGCACCCGTTCCTGAGGCAGAACAACTGGATGCACCGCAACCTTATCGTGGCGGGCAACTTTAACATGACCAATGTAACGCAGCTGTTCAATAACCTTGTAGAGCTGGGCCAGCACCCGAAAGAGCTTGCCGACACCGTTACGATCATGGAAAACATCGGCCATTTTCTTGACGATGAGGTGTCCGACCTGTACCAGGATTGCAAGAACGAAGGATATACCAAGCAGGAAGCATCAGCAGTGATCTCCGAAAGGCTCAACATTGCCCGCATATTAAAACGCGCTTCAAAACAGTGGGATGGCGGCTATGCTATGGCAGGGCTGCTGGGGCATGGCGACAGCTTTGTTTTCCGCGACCCCGCAGGGATACGCCCGGCTTACTATTACCAGGATGACGAAATTGCCGTGGTCGCTTCTGAAAGGCCCGCGATACAGACCGTATTCAACGTGCCGTTCGAAAAAGTGCACGAGCTCGACCCGGGGCATGCCATTGTTATTAAAAAAAATGGCGGCATCAGCGTACAGGAGATCATTCCTGCCGTGACTAAAAAAGCATGCTCTTTCGAACGTATTTACTTCTCAAGAGGCAGCGATGCCGAAATATATAAAGAACGCAAAGAGCTCGGAAGGCTGGTATTGCCGCAGGTATTGGAAGCTATTAATAACGATACAGATAACACGGTGTTCTCCTACATTCCAAACACGGCAGAAACATCGTTCTACGGAATGGTAGAGGCCGCACAGGATTTCCTGAACCAGCGCAAGAACAATCACATACTCGAAAACAGGCATACCCTTACGGCTGAAACACTGGAAGAGTTGCTGAAAGTTAAGATACGCACTGAAAAGATTGCCATAAAAGATGCCAAGCTGCGCACCTTTATTACTGAAGACAGCAGCCGGGATGACCTCGTAGCTCACGTATATGACGTGACCTATGGCGTTATCAAGCCGGAAGACAACCTGGTGATTATAGACGACTCTATTGTAAGGGGCACTACGCTAAAAAAGAGCATCATTAAGATGATGGACAGACTCAACCCTAAAAGCATCGTGATCGTGTCTTCAGCGCCGCAGATACGTTACCCGGATTGCTACGGCATCGATATGGCAAAGCTGGAAGGGCTTGTCGCTTTCAGGGCGGCGCAGGAACTGCTTATCGAAAGAGGCATGCAGCAGGTAATAGATGAGGTATACCAAAAATCGAAAGCACAGGAAAACCTGCCGGACAGCGAAGTGGTAAATTATGTAAAAGACTTCTATGCGCCATTTAGCGACCAGGAAATATCCGATAAGATAGCAAAGATGCTGAGTTCTGAAGATACAAAGGCTGATGTGAAGATCATCTTCCAGACGGTGGATAACCTGCATATGGCTTGTCCTAAGAATTTGGGCGACTGGTATTTTACAGGGGATTATCCTACACCTGGCGGAAACAGGGTGGTAAACCGTGCCTTTATCAACTTCTATGAAGGGAACGACGCAAGGGCTTATTAA
- a CDS encoding acyl carrier protein: MSDIASRVKAIIVDKLGVDENEVVTEASFTNDLGADSLDTVELIMEFEKEFDIQIPDDQAENISTVGQAISYIEEAKK; encoded by the coding sequence ATGTCAGACATTGCATCAAGAGTAAAAGCGATTATCGTAGACAAATTAGGTGTTGACGAAAACGAAGTTGTAACAGAAGCAAGCTTCACAAACGATTTGGGAGCTGATTCCCTGGACACTGTTGAGCTTATCATGGAGTTTGAAAAAGAATTTGACATTCAAATCCCGGACGACCAGGCAGAGAACATTTCTACTGTTGGTCAGGCAATCTCTTACATCGAAGAAGCAAAAAAATAA
- a CDS encoding PfkB family carbohydrate kinase, whose amino-acid sequence MNKLLIVGTVAYDAIESPFGKTDKILGGAATYIGLSASFFKVQSAIVSVIGEDFEQEHIDLLKSRNIDLTGLETVKGGKTFFWSGRYHNDLNSRDTLVTELNVLADFNPIVPEHFKDADVVMLGNLHPIVQSGVLDQMTVKPKLVVLDTMNFWMDCALPELLDVMKRVDVITINDEEARQLSGEYSLVKAAAKIHTMGPQYVVIKKGEHGALLFNNKQVFFAPALPLEDVFDPTGAGDTFAGGFAGYIAQSENVSFENMKNGIIYGSNMASFCVEKFGTERMASLRKEEVLERLQQFRALTQFDIALEEEE is encoded by the coding sequence ATGAATAAATTACTGATCGTTGGTACTGTAGCTTATGATGCTATCGAATCGCCTTTTGGCAAAACCGATAAAATTCTCGGCGGTGCCGCTACCTATATAGGCCTTTCGGCTTCGTTTTTTAAAGTGCAGTCGGCTATCGTATCCGTAATAGGTGAAGATTTTGAGCAGGAGCACATCGACCTGCTGAAGAGCAGGAACATAGACCTTACAGGCCTTGAAACTGTAAAGGGCGGCAAGACCTTCTTTTGGAGCGGACGTTACCATAACGACCTGAACTCCCGCGATACGCTTGTAACGGAGCTGAACGTGCTGGCTGATTTCAACCCTATCGTGCCGGAGCATTTCAAGGATGCCGATGTGGTGATGCTGGGCAACCTGCACCCTATTGTACAATCAGGTGTTCTTGACCAGATGACGGTGAAGCCAAAGCTTGTGGTACTGGATACCATGAACTTCTGGATGGACTGCGCGCTGCCGGAATTGCTTGACGTAATGAAGCGCGTGGATGTAATAACGATTAATGACGAAGAAGCACGCCAGCTTTCGGGTGAATACTCGCTGGTGAAGGCTGCTGCTAAGATACACACTATGGGGCCGCAGTATGTGGTGATCAAGAAAGGGGAGCATGGCGCTTTGCTGTTCAACAACAAGCAGGTGTTCTTTGCGCCGGCATTGCCGCTTGAGGATGTATTCGACCCTACCGGTGCCGGAGACACCTTTGCCGGGGGCTTTGCGGGCTATATTGCACAAAGCGAGAATGTTTCGTTTGAAAATATGAAGAATGGCATAATTTATGGTTCCAATATGGCATCCTTCTGTGTGGAGAAATTCGGTACAGAGCGAATGGCATCGCTCCGGAAAGAAGAGGTGCTGGAGCGCCTCCAACAGTTCAGGGCGCTAACGCAGTTTGACATTGCGCTTGAAGAAGAAGAATAA
- the rnhA gene encoding ribonuclease HI has translation MHTVHLYTDGAAKGNPGPGGYGVVLEQVGTGYRKEFYEGFRLTTNNRMELLAVIVGLEKLTKPGTSVLVVSDSKYVVDSVQKNWVLGWEKKGFAGKKNPDLWKRYLKIARQHKVDFQWVKGHNSHPQNERCDQLAVMASNLPKLNVDAFYEEVGQKMDF, from the coding sequence ATGCACACAGTCCACCTCTATACCGATGGCGCTGCCAAAGGAAATCCCGGCCCCGGCGGCTACGGCGTAGTGCTGGAGCAGGTGGGTACCGGCTACCGTAAGGAATTTTACGAAGGCTTCCGGCTTACAACCAACAACCGCATGGAATTGCTGGCTGTGATTGTTGGGCTGGAAAAGCTCACCAAGCCAGGCACCAGCGTACTGGTGGTATCCGATTCTAAATATGTGGTAGACTCCGTACAAAAGAACTGGGTGCTCGGCTGGGAAAAGAAAGGCTTTGCCGGAAAAAAGAACCCAGACCTTTGGAAGCGTTACCTGAAGATAGCCCGCCAGCATAAAGTCGACTTTCAATGGGTAAAAGGCCACAACAGCCACCCGCAGAACGAGCGCTGCGACCAATTGGCCGTAATGGCATCAAACCTCCCAAAGTTAAATGTGGATGCTTTTTATGAGGAGGTGGGGCAGAAGATGGATTTTTAG
- a CDS encoding phosphoribosylglycinamide formyltransferase produces MKNIILFASGGGSNAQQIMEYFGQRQGYKVSALFTNNPNAGAIAVADRYNVPSVIFTREELNNGTVLAEVKSQNPDLIVLAGFLWKFPSDIIKEYPHKVINIHPALLPNYGGKGMYGINVHRAVHENKDKESGITIHYVNDNYDEGNVIFQKAVAIEECLSPEEVALKVLSLEHEHFPKVIEELLNRQQ; encoded by the coding sequence ATGAAAAATATAATTCTCTTTGCCTCCGGCGGCGGCTCGAATGCACAGCAGATCATGGAGTATTTCGGGCAAAGGCAGGGATATAAGGTGTCGGCGCTTTTTACCAACAACCCTAATGCGGGAGCCATTGCCGTTGCCGACAGGTATAATGTACCTTCCGTTATCTTCACAAGGGAAGAGCTTAACAATGGCACCGTATTGGCAGAAGTGAAAAGCCAAAACCCCGATCTTATTGTGCTGGCCGGCTTTTTATGGAAGTTTCCTTCTGATATTATTAAGGAATACCCTCACAAAGTGATTAATATCCATCCTGCGCTGCTTCCCAATTATGGTGGAAAAGGCATGTATGGCATAAACGTGCATCGCGCGGTACACGAAAATAAGGATAAGGAAAGCGGCATCACCATACATTATGTGAACGATAATTATGACGAAGGCAATGTCATCTTCCAAAAGGCAGTTGCTATAGAGGAATGCCTCAGCCCGGAAGAAGTGGCACTAAAAGTCCTGTCGTTGGAGCATGAGCACTTTCCGAAAGTGATAGAGGAATTATTAAACCGACAACAATGA
- a CDS encoding DUF4348 domain-containing protein: protein MKYALLIFLMLLAGCGKEKQKLTMHMPASHMKEECDTDFDVFFKKFQSDSIFQKRHVKFPLKSSHLDMDGDLSVIREDIPEEKYSFAKFINDKEIGDTGNGAYKIDITKKKDSVYYQMSGIDNGIGTTVKFAFINGCWYMVAVDDTST, encoded by the coding sequence ATGAAATATGCACTTCTTATCTTCCTGATGCTTTTAGCGGGATGCGGTAAAGAAAAGCAAAAACTTACTATGCATATGCCGGCATCTCATATGAAGGAAGAATGCGATACTGATTTTGATGTTTTCTTTAAAAAGTTCCAATCAGACAGCATTTTCCAGAAAAGACATGTAAAATTTCCGTTAAAGAGTAGCCATTTGGATATGGATGGCGACCTGAGTGTTATACGTGAGGATATTCCCGAGGAAAAATACAGTTTTGCTAAATTTATAAACGATAAGGAAATTGGTGATACCGGGAATGGCGCCTATAAAATTGACATTACAAAGAAAAAAGATTCTGTTTATTACCAAATGAGCGGAATTGACAATGGTATCGGTACGACTGTCAAATTTGCATTTATAAACGGTTGTTGGTACATGGTAGCAGTAGACGACACATCAACATAA